Proteins found in one Coffea eugenioides isolate CCC68of chromosome 5, Ceug_1.0, whole genome shotgun sequence genomic segment:
- the LOC113771904 gene encoding glutamate receptor 2.7-like produces MASGSMHEEKTKNIQAVKAKGIIGAIVDHSIRIGKEEIVAMDMAVEDVYNQTKQKVTLLVKNSRGKAVQATLSARDLIKKKAQVILGSRSWEETSSVAELGNQYGIPTLSFADPCPSWATERWPFFIQASPSKNLQMKAVAAMVQSWGWRRVNVIYEDTDSAVNGITPHLYDALQEVGAQISPLTALPSFPNASMLCGELAKLKAEQCRVFVVHASLALAERIFQMAKGMKMMEQGYVWITTDSVTSLVHSMDFSMMSSMQGVLGVERYYHDKGRKYQDFYGRFQYEFGLKYPEEKNHEPGISALEAYDAIWSLALAMKEDFSGLSGKIQFSEQRLAPSVNTFRIINVVGRSYLELGIWSDGIGFSVEVGENAKNNVSMEIFGKLFWPGGSLNAPRGWDIATVANALRIGVPNASLIKRFVDVEYDLLTKSYAVSGFSIDFPFDGTYDALVEQVRLKNFDAAVGDDIPIISKRCVDADFTHPHTESGLVLIVAIQSQSNRSWLFLKPFTKAMWFLIASINVYNGFVIWMIERNYCSELKGSPLNQIGTLLWLAFATLFSPQGEKLHSNLSRAATLVRLFVALIISQSYTASLTSMHTVPRLEPKVANIGTLRNSNAVIGYSRKTFVKDYLLNVLHFNPNNIKNFSSFEECADCLKNGRIAGAFLEVPTSKVFLAKYCKSFMTTGPTYKFGGYGYAFPKGSPLVADMDEALLKVFETGTLKDLEDKLTASETCVEDFESDSEILSLSPGSFCVLFLFTAGTSTAALAIYFFHSKYKMEESTPAHKRLWMLILMYCTRSVTSSGSRSSEFYTICNFCLRLSLNVAAPPILRVACLIR; encoded by the exons ATGGCCAGCGGAAGTATGCATGaggagaaaacaaaaaatattcAGGCTGTCAAAGCCAAAGGCATAATAGGTGCAATTGTTGATCACAGTATCCGCATAGGTAAAGAAGAGATAGTAGCAATGGACATGGCTGTTGAAGATGTCTACAACCAGACAAAACAAAAGGTGACTCTTCTAGTAAAGAACTCTCGAGGGAAAGCTGTCCAGGCGACTCTTTCTG CTAGGGATCTTATCAAGAAGAAGGCCCAAGTCATTTTGGGATCAAGATCATGGGAGGAAACATCCTCAGTTGCTGAGCTTGGGAATCAATATGGCATCCCTACTCTTTCTTTTGCTGATCCATGCCCTTCATGGGCCACCGAACGTTGGCCATTCTTTATTCAAGCTTCTCCCAGCAAAAATTTGCAAATGAAAGCGGTGGCTGCTATGGTCCAGTCCTGGGGATGGCGCCGGGTTAATGTCATATATGAGGATACAGATTCTGCTGTAAATGGAATAACACCTCATCTGTATGACGCCTTGCAGGAAGTTGGAGCTCAAATTAGTCCTCTTACAGCCCTTCCATCTTTTCCGAATGCTTCAATGTTGTGCGGGGAGCTTGCGAAGCTTAAGGCAGAACAATGTAGAGTCTTTGTAGTTCATGCTTCTTTGGCCTTAGCAGAACGCATatttcaaatggccaaggggaTGAAGATGATGGAACAAGGTTATGTGTGGATCACCACAGACAGTGTAACAAGCCTTGTCCATTCGATGGACTTCTCCATGATGTCATCGATGCAAGGTGTACTTGGAGTAGAGAGATATTATCATGATAAAGGGCGGAAGTATCAGGATTTCTATGGAAGATTTCAATATGAATTTGGCTTGAAGTACCCCGAAGAAAAGAACCACGAGCCTGGAATTTCTGCACTAGAAGCCTACGATGCCATCTGGTCCTTGGCTTTAGCAATGAAAGAAG ATTTCAGTGGATTAAGTGGTAAAATTCAGTTTTCTGAGCAAAGATTAGCTCCATCTGTGAATACATTTCGAATAATCAACGTTGTTGGAAGGAGTTATTTAGAGCTTGGAATCTGGTCAGATGGAATAGGATTTTCCGTGGAAGTTGGTGAGAATGCCAAAAACAATGTCTCGATGGAAATTTTCGGAAAGTTGTTTTGGCCTGGAGGATCTCTGAATGCTCCAAGAGGATGGGACATCGCAACTGTcgccaatgcattgagaattggCGTGCCTAATGCATCCCTGATCAAGCGCTTCGTTGATGTGGAATATGATCTATTGACAAAGAGTTATGCTGTGTCTGGATTTTCTATTGAT TTTCCATTTGACGGCACCTACGATGCTCTAGTGGAGCAAGTTCGATTAAAG AACTTTGATGCAGCAGTTGGCGACGACATACCAATAATATCCAAGCGATGTGTAGATGCAGATTTCACGCATCCTCACACTGAATCAGGGCTTGTGTTGATAGTCGCCATTCAATCACAATCTAACAGGAGTTGGCTGTTCCTGAAGCCGTTCACAAAAGCAATGTGGTTCCTTATAGCATCCATAAATGTTTACAATGGTTTTGTCATATGGATGATTGAGCGAAATTACTGCTCAGAATTGAAAGGATCACCTTTGAATCAGATTGGAACTCTACTCTGGTTGGCCTTTGCTACATTATTTTCACCACAAG GTGAAAAATTGCATAGCAACCTGTCAAGGGCAGCAACATTGGTGCGGTTGTTTGTCGCACTAATCATATCACAGAGCTATACAGCAAGTCTTACAAGCATGCACACTGTGCCCAGGCTTGAACCAAAGGTTGCAAACATTGGCACACTGAGAAATAGCAATGCAGTGATTGGGTACTCGAGAAAAACTTTTGTTAAAGATTACTTGTTGAATGTCTTACACTTCAATCCAAACAACATCAAGAATTTTTCATCATTCGAAGAATGTGCCGATTGTCTCAAGAATGGTAGAATTGCTGGAGCATTTCTTGAGGTTCCTACTTCTAAAGTTTTCCTTGCCAAATACTGCAAGAGCTTTATGACAACAGGCCCAACATACAAATTTGGAGGTTATGGATAT GCATTCCCAAAAGGATCTCCACTAGTTGCAGATATGGATGAGGCGCTTCTAAAGGTGTTTGAAACCGGTACACTGAAAGATTTGGAGGACAAATTAACAGCGTCTGAGACATGTGTTGAGGACTTTGAATCAGACAGTGAAATTCTTAGCCTAAGCCCCGGCAGCTTCTGTGTACTATTTCTGTTTACTGCAGGCACATCAACAGCAGCCCTGGCAATCTATTTTTTTCATTCCAAATACAAAATGGAAGAATCCACGCCTGCACATAAGCGACTTTGGATGCTAATTCTGATG